A single window of Eucalyptus grandis isolate ANBG69807.140 chromosome 1, ASM1654582v1, whole genome shotgun sequence DNA harbors:
- the LOC104433109 gene encoding reticulon-like protein B12 isoform X1: MGSSDRLFNRQRTVHEVLGGGLVADVILWRRSKLTWGILVVTLAAWVVFEISGYTLLSLSSCVLLLLTTILFLWAKSAAILNRPSPPLPEMHISEDMMNDVAAFARTHINAVLLAFQNIALGKDTWMYFKVAISLLLISVVGSLTDFLTLGYTSLVVILTVPALYEKYEEHFDKYVMAGYGSAVQFYSKLSEGYRSKVQQWIAEQKKLS; encoded by the exons ATGGGTTCATCCGATCGGTTGTTTAACAGGCAGAGAACTGTCCACGAAGTGCTTGGTGGAGGTCTTG TTGCGGATGTTATATTATGGAGGAGGAGCAAATTGACATGGGGGATACTGGTAGTGACTCTAGCTGCTTGGGTTGTGTTTGAAATATCTGGATATACTCTATTATCGCTATCCTCCTGTGTTCTGCTCCTACTCACCactattctctttctttgggCCAAATCGGCAGCCATACTTAATAG accTTCTCCACCCCTACCTGAGATGCACATATCAGAAGATATGATGAATGATGTGGCAGCTTTTGCTCGAACTCATATAAATGCTGTGCTCTTGGCTTTCCAAAATATTGCCTTGGGTAAAGATACATGGATGTATTTTAAAGTCGCTATATCCTTGTTGCTGATTTCTGTAGTTGGCAGCCTGACTGATTTCCTCACACTAGGATACACGA GCCTTGTTGTCATCCTCACAGTTCCAGCTCTCTATGAGAAGTATGAAGAACATTTTGATAAGTACGTCATGGCAGGTTATGGCAGTGCTGTGCAGTTCTATTCCAAATTATCTGAGGGTTATAGAAGCAAAGTTCAGCAATGGATTGCGGAGCAGAAAAAACTGAGTTGA
- the LOC104433109 gene encoding reticulon-like protein B12 isoform X2 has protein sequence MGSSDRLFNRQRTVHEVLGGGLVADVILWRRSKLTWGILVVTLAAWVVFEISGYTLLSLSSCVLLLLTTILFLWAKSAAILNRPSPPLPEMHISEDMMNDVAAFARTHINAVLLAFQNIALGKDTWMYFKVAISLLLISVVGSLTDFLTLGYTSYGSAVQFYSKLSEGYRSKVQQWIAEQKKLS, from the exons ATGGGTTCATCCGATCGGTTGTTTAACAGGCAGAGAACTGTCCACGAAGTGCTTGGTGGAGGTCTTG TTGCGGATGTTATATTATGGAGGAGGAGCAAATTGACATGGGGGATACTGGTAGTGACTCTAGCTGCTTGGGTTGTGTTTGAAATATCTGGATATACTCTATTATCGCTATCCTCCTGTGTTCTGCTCCTACTCACCactattctctttctttgggCCAAATCGGCAGCCATACTTAATAG accTTCTCCACCCCTACCTGAGATGCACATATCAGAAGATATGATGAATGATGTGGCAGCTTTTGCTCGAACTCATATAAATGCTGTGCTCTTGGCTTTCCAAAATATTGCCTTGGGTAAAGATACATGGATGTATTTTAAAGTCGCTATATCCTTGTTGCTGATTTCTGTAGTTGGCAGCCTGACTGATTTCCTCACACTAGGATACACGA GTTATGGCAGTGCTGTGCAGTTCTATTCCAAATTATCTGAGGGTTATAGAAGCAAAGTTCAGCAATGGATTGCGGAGCAGAAAAAACTGAGTTGA
- the LOC120296136 gene encoding uncharacterized protein LOC120296136, with protein sequence MCNLCQSKVETAEHTLLLYPWVAEVWRDPAETEAKQTTPPTWRAPRTGCLKLNIDGSLGPEGAVACVVRDSSGTLLDGFTKTVWAESILQVETLGVLEALKFLQGKESVEAVVETDAKLVVENLNSELQAESTARGALKESKLLLQKMSHVELAHCPRSANAVADWAASHHRKKSLPLNWRASPPSALWALLCIDAPEADLRGFRL encoded by the exons ATGTGTAATCTTTGTCAATCCAAGGTAGAAACGGCCGAGCACACCCTCCTCCTCTATCCCTGGGTTGCTGAAGTGTGGAGGG ATCCAGCCGAAACAGAAGCGAAACAAACAACTCCACCTACCTGGCGTGCACCGAGAACCGGCTGCCTTAAGCTGAACATTGATGGGTCGCTGGGGCCGGAGGGAGCAGTGGCCTGCGTCGTCCGAGACTCCTCCGGCACCCTCTTAGACGGATTTACCAAGACGGTCTGGGCAGAATCAATTCTTCAGGTTGAAACCCTAGGCGTCCTTGAAGCCCTAAAATTTCTACAGGGAAAAGAAAGCGTAGAAGCTGTGGTGGAAACAGACGCTAAGCTCGTGGTCGAAAACTTAAACTCTGAACTACAAGCGGAGTCAACAGCACGTGGGGCGTTGAAGGAAAGTAAACTGCTGCTTCAGAAGATGTCGCACGTGGAACTGGCCCACTGTCCACGATCTGCAAATGCGGTGGCCGACTGGGCCGCCTCCCATCACCGAAAGAAGTCCCTCCCTTTGAACTGGCGGGCCTCGCCTCCCTCTGCCCTTTGGGCTTTATTATGTATAGATGCCCCGGAAGCGGACCTCCGCGGTTTCCGCCtatga
- the LOC104435456 gene encoding E3 ubiquitin-protein ligase HAKAI homolog, with protein MLQIRLKRDPIADGGGGLKPSPAETVTVACPDHLVLADLPVAKGLGSAAAASVVKPVGRKSRRQLGERVHFCVRCDFPIAIYGRLSPCEHAFCLDCARSDSICYLCDERIQKIQTIKMMEGLFICAAPHCLKSFLKKSEFESHIHETHVDLLQPNAEKEDGNESDARSIKQSTASESTARAPPRPVISPGSSQLHDRDDKARHQHGREQPPPRPIMHQKPPAFLGQAQNNPSDSQADNRLPGFDRRFHMDVQGGPQQESSHFPEKQPGVLSDSPFQEYPLHSMQQPNFVVPLQSNQMLTPPPPFGFPPYPIEGAQPFFPTPYDTVRQDSAPEGGPEPGSLLGFPPGPPGGVNFMAGYPQPWNTGMAAPFEPPTGGQGAGDAYANPADVQGRVPLYQGDYMRNAGTLPLNPPPPPPLASKGMETARGGSSVM; from the exons ATGCTTCAGATCCGATTGAAGAGGGACCCGATCGCCGACGGCGGCGGGGGGCTGAAGCCGTCGCCCGCGGAGACCGTGACGGTCGCCTGCCCCGACCACCTCGTCCTCGCCGACCTCCCGGTGGCGAAGGGCCTCgggtccgccgccgccgcctccgtcgTGAAGCCCGTCGGCCGCAAGTCCCGCCGCCAGCTCGGGGAGCGCGTCCACTTCTGCGTCCGCTGCGACTTCCCGATCGCCATCTACGGGCGCCTG AGCCCTTGTGAGCATGCCTTTTGTCTTGACTGTGCCAGGAGTGATTCAATCTGTTATCT GTGTGATGAACGTATACAGAAAATTCAAACCATAAAGATGATGGAGGGACTCTTTATATGTGCAGCACCCCACTGTCTCAAGTCTTTTCTAAAGAAAAGTGAATTTGAATCTCATATACATGAGACCCATGTTGATCTTCTTCAGCCAAATGCAGAAAAGGAAGATGGAAATGAATCAGATGCACGCAGTATCAAACAATCTACTGCTTCTGAATCTACCGCACGAGCTCCACCAAGGCCTGTTATTTCTCCTGGTTCATCACAGCTTCATGATCGTGACGACAAGGCTCGCCATCAGCATGGAAGAGAACAGCCTCCTCCAAGACCAATTATGCACCAGAAGCCACCAGCTTTCTTAGGGCAGGCCCAAAACAATCCTTCAGACTCGCAAGCAGACAACCGTCTTCCAGGGTTTGATAGGCGCTTCCATATGGATGTGCAGGGTGGACCACAACAAGAATCTAGCCATTTCCCAGAGAAACAGCCTGGAGTTTTATCAGATTCTCCCTTTCAAGAATACCCTCTGCATTCTATGCAACAACCAAACTTTGTTGTGCCATTACAGTCAAATCAAATGCTCACACCTCCACCTCCTTTCGGTTTCCCTCCTTACCCCATTGAGGGAGCTCAGCCATTTTTCCCCACACCCTATGATACAGTGCGGCAGGATTCAGCTCCTGAAGGTGGTCCAGAGCCAGGTTCATTGCTGGGATTCCCACCAGGTCCACCTGGTGGTGTGAATTTCATGGCTGGCTATCCTCAGCCATGGAACACTGGGATGGCTGCACCATTTGAACCTCCGACAGGAGGACAAGGAGCTGGAGATGCTTATGCAAATCCCGCAGATGTCCAAGGAAGAGTCCCATTATACCAGGGAGATTACATGCGAAATGCGGGAACATTGCCTTTGAAtcctcctccgccacctccTTTAGCAAGCAAGGGTATGGAAACAGCTCGAGGGGGTAGTAGTGTGATGTAA
- the LOC104433110 gene encoding ataxin-3 homolog, protein MEGASNGGMLYHEVQESKLCAVHCVNTVLQGPFFSEFDLAALASDLDRRERQMMMPVPGVGGVGGGGDFLSQESHNVSLDGDFSIQVLEKALEVWDLQVIPLNSPVAEPAQIDPELENAFICHLQDHWFCIRKVNGEWYNFDSLYAAPQYLSKFYLSAYLDSLKSSGWSIFLVRGNFPRECPISSSEAPSGYGQWLSPEDAERIIKSCNTTQPPPPPQRSQTDHTLSDMEAEELEAAIAASLMDTPAATPQVSEVATPQASEAATTQAEKETR, encoded by the exons ATGGAGGGAGCGAGCAACGGGGGGATGCTGTACCACGAGGTGCAGGAGTCGAAGCTGTGCGCGGTGCACTGCGTCAACACCGTCCTCCAGGGCCCCTTCTTCTCCGAGTtcgacctcgccgccctcgcctccGATCTCGACCGCAGGGAGCGCCAGATGATGATGCCCGTCCCCGgcgtcggcggcgtcggcggcggcggcgacttCCTCTCCCAGGAGTCCCACAACGTCTCCCTCGACGGCGATTTCAGTATCCAG GTTTTGGAAAAGGCTTTAGAGGTGTGGGACTTGCAGGTCATCCCCCTGAACTCACCAGTTGCTGAGCCAGCGCAGATAGATCCGGAGCTGGAAAACGCCTTCATATGCCATTTGCAGGACCACTGGTTCTGCATTAGGAAAGTGAATGGAGAGTGGTATAACTTCGACAGCCTATATGCAGCGCCTCAGTATCTCTCCAAGTTCTATCTCTCTGCCTATTTGGACTCTCTCAAAAGCTCTGGGTGGAGCATTTTCCTAGTGAGGGGGAATTTCCCAAGAGAGTGCCCAATTTCGTCATCGGAAGCCCCCAGTGGTTACGGCCAATGGCTATCCCCTGAAGATGCCGAGAGAATAATAAAATCTTGCAATACAACgcaacctcctcctcctcctcaaagAAGTCAGACTGATCATACCCTTTCTGACATGGAAGCCGAGGAATTGGAGGCTGCAATAGCTGCCAGCCTGATGGACACCCCCGCCGCGACCCCTCAAGTGAGTGAAGTTGCGACCCCTCAAGCGAGTGAAGCTGCAACCACTCAAGCCGAGAAGGAAACAAGATAG